A single region of the Nocardioides aurantiacus genome encodes:
- a CDS encoding betaine/proline/choline family ABC transporter ATP-binding protein (Members of the family are the ATP-binding subunit of ABC transporters for substrates such as betaine, L-proline or other amino acids, choline, carnitine, etc. The substrate specificity is best determined from the substrate-binding subunit, rather than this subunit, as it interacts with the permease subunit and not with substrate directly.), with translation MSTQQQSPEQRTDTPTREPKIRLDKVGKTYPGTKVAAVEELSLDIHEGEILVLVGPSGCGKSTTLRLINRMIEPSGGRILLDGEDVTKVNPDKLRRRIGYVIQQIGLFPHQTIAQNIETVPRMLGWDKQKAKARSEELLGMVGLDPERYRDSYPKALSGGQAQRVGVARALGADPDIMLMDEPFGAIDPITRERLQNEFLRLQGELRKTIVFVTHDIDEAIKMGDKIAILGERSTIRQIDTPERILAYPVDDFVDDFIGTGSTIKGLNFLQVSSLALTDYPTLEPSSTPDAGRAALQDTGREWLVQLDENRAPVRWIHADDLDGTGDERGEPVGELLHSEDTLFHALELMVQSASGETCVVDGSGAFVGVVRMADLAKAIRRAQYEARMHYEQMERQS, from the coding sequence ATGAGCACCCAGCAGCAGAGCCCCGAGCAGCGCACCGACACCCCGACCCGCGAGCCCAAGATCCGCCTCGACAAGGTCGGCAAGACCTACCCCGGCACCAAGGTCGCCGCCGTCGAGGAGCTCAGCCTCGACATCCACGAGGGTGAGATCCTCGTGCTGGTCGGCCCGTCCGGGTGCGGCAAGAGCACCACGCTGCGGCTGATCAACCGGATGATCGAGCCGAGCGGCGGGCGCATCCTGCTCGACGGCGAGGACGTCACCAAGGTCAACCCCGACAAGCTGCGCCGCCGGATCGGCTACGTCATCCAGCAGATCGGCCTGTTCCCGCACCAGACCATCGCGCAGAACATCGAGACGGTCCCGCGGATGCTCGGCTGGGACAAGCAGAAGGCCAAGGCCCGCAGCGAGGAGCTGCTCGGCATGGTCGGCCTGGACCCCGAGCGCTACCGCGACAGCTACCCCAAGGCGCTCTCCGGCGGCCAGGCCCAGCGCGTGGGCGTGGCCCGGGCCCTGGGCGCCGACCCCGACATCATGCTGATGGACGAGCCGTTCGGCGCCATCGACCCGATCACCCGCGAGCGGCTGCAGAACGAGTTCCTGAGGCTCCAGGGCGAGCTGCGCAAGACCATCGTCTTCGTCACCCACGACATCGACGAGGCGATCAAGATGGGCGACAAGATCGCGATCCTGGGCGAGCGCAGCACGATCCGCCAGATCGACACCCCCGAGCGGATCCTGGCCTACCCCGTCGACGACTTCGTCGACGACTTCATCGGCACCGGCTCGACGATAAAGGGCCTGAACTTCCTCCAGGTCAGCTCGCTGGCCCTCACCGACTACCCCACCCTCGAGCCGAGCAGCACCCCCGACGCCGGCCGTGCGGCGCTGCAGGACACCGGCCGCGAGTGGCTGGTCCAGCTCGACGAGAACCGGGCGCCGGTGCGGTGGATCCACGCCGACGACCTCGACGGCACCGGCGACGAGCGGGGCGAGCCGGTGGGCGAGCTGCTGCACTCCGAGGACACCCTGTTCCACGCCCTCGAGCTGATGGTGCAGAGCGCGTCCGGCGAGACCTGCGTCGTCGACGGCTCGGGCGCCTTCGTCGGGGTCGTCCGGATGGCCGACCTCGCCAAGGCGATCCGTCGGGCGCAGTACGAGGCGCGGATGCACTACGAGCAGATGGAGCGTCAGTCGTGA
- a CDS encoding ABC transporter permease — protein MENITNWFTYVNDNFEYILEETINHARIVLIVIALATVTSVLLGVLIQRRPVARAVVLALSGIILTIPSLALFALFIPVVGIGNPPAMLALYLYALMPVLRNTVTGLDSVSPAVVESAKGMGMSSTQQLLRVRLPLAWPVIMAGVRISSLMTVGIAAIAILVGGDGLGSYIQGGLTRFGLPNSENSVWAGVVFTVLLGLVLDIAFAIFQRFSTPRGLRA, from the coding sequence GTGGAGAACATCACCAACTGGTTCACCTACGTCAACGACAACTTCGAGTACATCCTCGAGGAGACGATCAACCACGCGCGGATCGTCCTGATCGTGATCGCGTTGGCGACCGTCACCTCGGTGCTGCTGGGAGTGCTGATCCAGCGGCGGCCCGTCGCCCGGGCCGTGGTCCTGGCGCTGTCGGGGATCATCCTGACGATCCCGTCGCTGGCGCTGTTCGCGCTGTTCATCCCGGTCGTCGGCATCGGCAACCCGCCGGCGATGCTCGCGCTCTACCTCTACGCACTGATGCCGGTGCTGCGCAACACCGTCACCGGTCTGGACTCCGTCAGTCCCGCGGTCGTCGAGTCGGCCAAGGGCATGGGGATGAGCAGCACGCAGCAGCTGCTGCGCGTCCGCCTCCCGCTCGCCTGGCCGGTCATCATGGCCGGCGTCCGCATCTCCAGCCTGATGACCGTGGGCATCGCGGCCATCGCCATCCTCGTCGGCGGCGACGGGCTCGGGAGCTACATCCAGGGCGGGCTGACTCGCTTCGGCCTGCCCAACTCGGAGAACTCCGTGTGGGCCGGCGTCGTGTTCACCGTCCTGCTGGGCCTGGTGCTGGACATCGCCTTCGCGATCTTCCAGCGCTTCAGCACCCCGCGCGGGCTCCGCGCCTAG
- a CDS encoding amino acid ABC transporter ATP-binding protein, with protein MSPVGATSAPVLSARGLRKTYGDRVVLDGIDLDVHPHDVVCLIGSSGSGKSTLLRCLDLLEDIDDGTISLDGREVSDPRTDPREVRRSGIGMVFQAYNLFPHLTVLQNCTLAPTRVHGVSADAARERAQRLLERFGLAEKADAHPDALSGGQQQRVALVRALCTEPRVLLLDEITAALDPELVGEVLAVVRAEAEAGMTMVLATHEMAFAREVATRVCFLDRGRILEQGPPAEVLVSPREPRTREFLRRVLPG; from the coding sequence GTGAGCCCGGTCGGCGCGACGTCCGCGCCCGTGCTCTCGGCACGCGGCCTGCGCAAGACCTACGGCGACCGCGTGGTGCTCGACGGCATCGACCTCGACGTGCACCCCCACGACGTCGTCTGCCTGATCGGCTCGTCGGGGTCGGGCAAGTCGACGCTGCTGCGCTGCCTCGACCTGCTCGAGGACATCGACGACGGCACCATCTCCCTCGACGGCCGCGAGGTCTCCGACCCACGGACCGACCCGCGCGAGGTGCGACGCTCGGGGATCGGGATGGTGTTCCAGGCCTACAACCTGTTCCCCCACCTCACGGTGCTGCAGAACTGCACCCTCGCCCCGACCCGCGTCCACGGCGTCTCGGCCGACGCCGCCCGGGAGCGGGCGCAGCGGCTGCTCGAGCGGTTCGGGCTCGCCGAGAAGGCCGACGCCCACCCCGACGCGCTGTCCGGCGGCCAGCAGCAGCGGGTCGCGCTGGTGCGCGCGCTGTGCACCGAGCCGCGGGTGCTGCTGCTGGACGAGATCACGGCGGCGCTCGACCCGGAGCTCGTCGGGGAGGTGCTGGCCGTCGTGCGCGCCGAGGCGGAGGCGGGCATGACGATGGTGCTCGCCACCCACGAGATGGCCTTCGCCCGCGAGGTCGCCACCCGGGTCTGCTTCCTCGACCGCGGCCGGATCCTCGAGCAGGGACCGCCCGCCGAGGTCCTGGTCTCCCCCCGCGAGCCCCGCACCCGCGAGTTCCTCCGGCGGGTGCTGCCGGGCTGA
- a CDS encoding amino acid ABC transporter permease, producing MSGTAQAPTAGEAWTPSERELERRAVRRRDRTRRGLLATAVSVVAFGLVAWVLLTSPGWPRVQALFFSRYHAWESFPDVARGFLLNVASFMVAEPVILLLGVLVAVTRWTVSPWLTPLRVIAIGYTDLFRGVPTLLVVFLLGLGVPALQLAGVTTNVFWLGTTALVLSYGAYVAEVVRAGIDSVHPSQLASAEALALTRAQTMRHVILPQALRRQGPPLLNDFVSLQKDTALLAVLGVFEALFRAQDYGNYNFNFTPLVVAAVFFLALTIPLARLTDHLGRRTMRRERGR from the coding sequence GTGAGCGGGACCGCCCAGGCCCCCACCGCGGGGGAGGCGTGGACGCCGAGCGAGCGCGAGCTCGAGCGGCGCGCCGTACGCCGTCGCGACCGCACCCGTCGGGGCCTGCTCGCCACCGCGGTGAGCGTGGTCGCCTTCGGGCTGGTGGCGTGGGTGCTGCTCACCTCGCCGGGGTGGCCGCGGGTGCAGGCGCTGTTCTTCTCGCGCTACCACGCGTGGGAGTCGTTCCCCGACGTGGCGCGGGGGTTCCTGCTCAACGTCGCCTCCTTCATGGTCGCCGAGCCGGTGATCCTGCTGCTGGGGGTGCTGGTCGCCGTGACGCGGTGGACGGTCTCGCCGTGGCTGACACCGCTGCGGGTGATCGCGATCGGCTACACCGACCTGTTCCGCGGCGTACCCACGCTGCTGGTGGTGTTCCTGCTCGGCCTCGGCGTGCCCGCGCTGCAGCTCGCCGGCGTGACCACCAACGTGTTCTGGCTGGGCACCACCGCCCTGGTGCTGTCCTACGGCGCCTACGTCGCCGAGGTGGTGCGCGCCGGCATCGACTCGGTCCACCCCTCGCAGCTGGCCTCGGCCGAGGCGCTGGCGCTGACCCGCGCCCAGACGATGCGGCACGTGATCCTGCCGCAGGCGTTGCGCCGGCAGGGGCCGCCGCTGCTCAACGACTTCGTCTCGCTGCAGAAGGACACCGCGCTGCTGGCGGTCCTCGGCGTGTTCGAGGCGCTGTTCCGGGCGCAGGACTACGGCAACTACAACTTCAACTTCACCCCCCTGGTGGTGGCCGCGGTGTTCTTCCTGGCCCTGACGATCCCGCTGGCCCGGCTCACCGACCACCTCGGCCGGCGGACGATGCGACGGGAGCGGGGCCGGTGA
- a CDS encoding ABC transporter substrate-binding protein, protein MRNTRLRGLAVLAAPLLLLTACGSPPATDDGSGGSGGSTEGASAEDCAADLDLTTQGKLTVATDSPAYDPWFSEDDPTNGKGFESAVAYAVADRLGYDKSQVEWVTVPFNNSYAPGPKKFDFDINQISITPERERVVDFSAGYYTASQAVVALERSKIEPGSIEDLTSLKLGAQTGTTSLTALRDVVDPETQPVVLQNTNIAKQQLLNGQLDAIVTDLPTAFYITAAEIEGSTIVGQFEQPEGDAEEFGLLLEKGSDLTPCADDALAELEEDGTLADLQEQWLSTTVDVPVLE, encoded by the coding sequence ATGCGAAACACCCGTCTCCGCGGGCTGGCCGTGCTCGCCGCCCCCCTGCTCCTCCTCACCGCCTGCGGGTCCCCGCCCGCGACCGACGACGGGTCCGGCGGCAGCGGCGGCTCGACCGAGGGCGCCAGCGCCGAGGACTGCGCCGCCGACCTCGACCTGACCACGCAGGGCAAGCTCACGGTCGCGACCGACTCCCCGGCGTACGACCCCTGGTTCAGCGAGGACGACCCGACCAACGGCAAGGGCTTCGAGTCGGCCGTGGCCTACGCCGTCGCCGACCGGCTGGGCTACGACAAGAGCCAGGTCGAGTGGGTGACCGTGCCGTTCAACAACTCCTACGCGCCGGGGCCGAAGAAGTTCGACTTCGACATCAACCAGATCTCGATCACCCCCGAGCGCGAGCGCGTCGTGGACTTCTCCGCGGGCTACTACACCGCCTCGCAGGCGGTCGTGGCGCTGGAGAGGTCGAAGATCGAGCCGGGCTCGATCGAGGACCTGACGAGCCTGAAGCTGGGCGCCCAGACCGGCACGACCAGCCTCACCGCGCTGCGCGACGTCGTCGACCCGGAGACCCAGCCGGTGGTGCTGCAGAACACCAACATCGCCAAGCAGCAGCTGCTCAACGGCCAGCTCGACGCCATCGTCACCGACCTGCCGACGGCGTTCTACATCACCGCTGCCGAGATCGAGGGCTCCACCATCGTCGGCCAGTTCGAGCAGCCGGAGGGTGACGCCGAGGAGTTCGGGCTGCTGCTCGAGAAGGGCTCCGACCTCACGCCGTGCGCCGACGACGCCCTCGCGGAGCTGGAGGAGGACGGCACGCTGGCCGACCTGCAGGAGCAGTGGCTCTCCACCACCGTCGACGTCCCCGTCCTGGAGTGA
- a CDS encoding PadR family transcriptional regulator, translating into MSLEHALLVSLRERPGSGIELARRFDRSIGFFWQATHQQIYRVLRRMEDDGWVSASAGGARSTEKRYDVTPRGREELARWVASPTQAVTLRSEAAVKMRGASYAERSALLAELRGLRLEHQTRLAHYEQLEREQFPDPDGLRRDAATDPGSSAGHALDVWLVLRGGIRTEHFWVEWLGEYLTAWGDDDRTTDRPHQRTGTR; encoded by the coding sequence ATGTCGTTGGAGCACGCGCTGCTGGTCTCGCTGCGCGAGCGTCCCGGCAGCGGCATCGAGCTCGCCCGGCGCTTCGACCGCTCGATCGGCTTCTTCTGGCAGGCCACGCACCAGCAGATCTACCGCGTCCTGCGCCGCATGGAGGACGACGGGTGGGTCAGCGCCAGCGCCGGCGGGGCGCGCAGCACCGAGAAGCGCTACGACGTCACGCCGCGCGGCCGCGAGGAGCTCGCCCGCTGGGTGGCCTCTCCCACGCAGGCCGTCACGCTCCGGTCGGAGGCCGCGGTGAAGATGCGCGGGGCGTCGTACGCCGAGCGCTCGGCCCTGCTCGCCGAGCTCCGTGGCCTGCGGCTGGAGCACCAGACCCGGCTCGCCCACTACGAGCAGCTCGAGCGCGAGCAGTTCCCCGACCCCGACGGGCTGCGCCGTGACGCCGCGACCGACCCCGGGTCGTCCGCCGGCCACGCGCTCGACGTCTGGCTGGTGCTGCGCGGCGGCATCCGCACCGAGCACTTCTGGGTGGAGTGGCTCGGGGAGTACCTCACCGCCTGGGGTGACGACGACCGCACCACCGACCGACCGCACCAGAGAACGGGAACCCGATGA
- a CDS encoding NADPH-dependent 2,4-dienoyl-CoA reductase, with protein MTDTQPYPHLLAPITLGGLTLRNRVVMGSMHTGLEDHTWDLPKLAAYFRERAAGGVGLAVTGGFAVSKRGWLKPLAGEMTTRLDAARHRQVTDAVHEEGGAIALQLLHAGRYGYTPFSQSASAIKSPITPFRPSAMSSRQVDRTATAFADSAVLAQKAGYDAVEIMGSEGYLINQFLASRTNHREDEWGGTPSRRMRFPIEVVRRTREAVGPDFAIVYRLSLLDLVEDGQTWEETVELALLLEQAGVSVLNTGIGWHEARVPTIITQVPRAAWAWTTARLREEVGVPVCASNRINTPEIAEQLLADGTCDLVSMARPLLADPEFVAKAAAGRADEINTCIACNQACLDHAFANKRASCLVNPRACRETELVLLPLPSTAPTRPRPTAAVVGAGPAGLSAAVSYAERGFAVTLFEKGSELGGQFRLAMAVPGKEEFAETLRYYARRLEVLGVDVRLQTEARLDALRGFDEVVVATGVEPRIPDIPGIERAVSYADVLSGRHTAGRRVAVIGAGGIGVDTSVFLTHVEEDLEDWLAHWGVGDPDLHRGGLTERKPRESAREVFLVQRKSTPIGIHLGKTSGWAHRAVLKQSGVEQVSGATYDRIDDRGLHVTVDGETRLIEVDDVVVCAGQESVRGLYDDLVAAGLTAHLIGGADLAAELDAKRAIRQGVELAASR; from the coding sequence ATGACCGACACTCAGCCCTACCCCCACCTGCTCGCCCCGATCACGCTCGGTGGGCTGACGCTGCGCAACCGCGTGGTGATGGGCTCGATGCACACCGGCCTGGAGGACCACACCTGGGACCTGCCCAAGCTGGCGGCGTACTTCCGCGAGCGCGCGGCGGGCGGCGTGGGCCTCGCCGTCACGGGCGGCTTCGCGGTCTCCAAGCGGGGCTGGCTCAAGCCGCTGGCCGGTGAGATGACCACGCGCCTGGACGCCGCGCGCCACCGGCAGGTGACCGACGCCGTGCACGAGGAGGGCGGCGCGATCGCGCTGCAGCTCCTCCACGCGGGGCGCTACGGCTACACGCCGTTCAGCCAGTCCGCGAGCGCGATCAAGTCGCCGATCACGCCCTTCAGGCCGAGCGCGATGAGCAGCCGCCAGGTCGACCGGACCGCCACCGCCTTCGCCGACTCCGCCGTGCTGGCGCAGAAGGCGGGCTACGACGCGGTCGAGATCATGGGCTCCGAGGGCTACCTGATCAACCAGTTCCTGGCCTCGCGCACCAACCACCGCGAGGACGAGTGGGGCGGTACGCCGTCGCGCCGGATGCGCTTCCCGATCGAGGTCGTGCGCCGCACCCGTGAGGCCGTCGGTCCCGACTTCGCGATCGTCTACCGGCTCTCGCTGCTCGACCTCGTCGAGGACGGCCAGACCTGGGAGGAGACCGTCGAGCTGGCGCTGCTGCTCGAGCAGGCGGGGGTGAGCGTCCTCAACACCGGCATCGGCTGGCACGAGGCGCGGGTGCCCACGATCATCACGCAGGTGCCCCGGGCGGCCTGGGCGTGGACGACCGCGCGGCTGCGCGAGGAGGTCGGCGTGCCGGTCTGCGCGTCCAACCGCATCAACACCCCCGAGATCGCCGAGCAGCTGCTCGCCGACGGCACGTGCGACCTGGTCTCGATGGCCCGGCCGCTGCTCGCCGACCCCGAGTTCGTGGCCAAGGCCGCCGCCGGGCGGGCCGACGAGATCAACACCTGCATCGCCTGCAACCAGGCCTGCCTCGACCACGCCTTCGCCAACAAGAGGGCGAGCTGCCTGGTCAACCCGCGGGCCTGCCGCGAGACCGAGCTGGTCCTGCTGCCGCTCCCCTCGACCGCCCCGACGCGGCCCCGCCCCACCGCCGCCGTCGTCGGCGCCGGGCCCGCCGGCCTCAGCGCCGCGGTGTCCTACGCCGAGCGCGGCTTCGCGGTGACCCTGTTCGAGAAGGGCTCCGAGCTCGGCGGGCAGTTCCGGCTCGCGATGGCGGTCCCCGGCAAGGAGGAGTTCGCCGAGACGCTGCGCTACTACGCCCGGCGTCTGGAGGTCCTCGGCGTCGACGTGCGGTTGCAGACCGAGGCGCGCCTGGACGCGCTGCGCGGCTTCGACGAGGTCGTCGTGGCCACCGGCGTCGAGCCCCGCATCCCCGACATCCCCGGCATCGAGCGGGCCGTGTCCTACGCCGACGTGCTCTCGGGCCGCCACACCGCGGGCCGCCGCGTCGCGGTCATCGGCGCGGGCGGCATCGGCGTGGACACCTCGGTCTTCCTCACCCACGTCGAGGAGGACCTCGAGGACTGGCTGGCGCACTGGGGCGTCGGCGACCCCGACCTCCACCGCGGCGGCCTGACCGAGCGCAAGCCGCGCGAGTCCGCCCGCGAGGTGTTCCTGGTGCAGCGCAAGAGCACCCCGATCGGCATCCACCTCGGCAAGACCTCGGGCTGGGCGCACCGCGCCGTGCTCAAGCAGTCGGGCGTCGAGCAGGTCAGCGGGGCGACGTACGACCGGATCGACGACCGCGGCCTGCACGTCACCGTCGACGGTGAGACCCGCCTGATCGAGGTCGACGACGTCGTCGTCTGCGCCGGCCAGGAGTCGGTGCGGGGCCTCTACGACGACCTCGTCGCCGCCGGCCTCACCGCCCACCTCATCGGCGGCGCCGACCTCGCCGCCGAGCTCGACGCCAAGCGCGCCATCCGCCAGGGGGTGGAGCTCGCCGCGTCGCGGTGA
- a CDS encoding cation diffusion facilitator family transporter, with protein MGAGHDHGHAAGRATDRSRLWLVLLVTGGVAVVELVGALLSGSLALLADAGHMFTDTAAIVLALSASYVATLPASPRRTFGYHRAEILAALINAVVLLGVCGYLAVAGVRRLLDPAPVDAGLMLVFAGVGLAANLVSLGLLAARQGESLNMRGAFLEVLGDAVGSVAAIVAGVVVLTTGFERADSLASLLIAVLILPRAWSLLRDCVRVLLESAPPGVEVEDVRHHLLHAGGVVDVHDLHAWLITSGMPALSAHVTVTDEALAERGVGAVLDDLAACVHEHFGIEHATFQVEPQSHRAHEPGEAHA; from the coding sequence ATGGGTGCGGGGCACGACCACGGGCACGCGGCCGGCCGTGCCACCGATCGCTCGCGGCTGTGGCTGGTGCTCCTGGTCACCGGTGGCGTCGCGGTCGTCGAGCTGGTCGGGGCGCTGCTGTCGGGCTCGCTGGCGCTGCTGGCCGACGCCGGGCACATGTTCACCGACACCGCGGCGATCGTGCTGGCCCTCTCCGCGTCGTACGTCGCGACGCTGCCCGCCAGCCCGCGCCGCACCTTCGGCTACCACCGCGCCGAGATCCTGGCCGCGCTGATCAACGCGGTGGTGCTGCTGGGGGTGTGCGGCTACCTCGCCGTGGCCGGCGTACGACGCCTGCTCGACCCCGCGCCCGTCGACGCCGGCCTGATGCTCGTCTTCGCCGGGGTCGGCCTCGCCGCCAACCTGGTCTCGCTGGGGCTGCTGGCCGCCCGGCAGGGCGAGTCGCTGAACATGCGCGGCGCGTTCCTGGAGGTGCTCGGCGACGCCGTCGGGTCGGTGGCGGCGATCGTCGCCGGGGTGGTGGTGCTGACCACCGGCTTCGAGCGCGCCGACTCGCTGGCCTCGCTGTTGATCGCGGTCCTGATCCTGCCCCGGGCCTGGTCGCTGCTCCGCGACTGCGTCCGGGTGCTGCTCGAGTCGGCACCCCCCGGCGTCGAGGTCGAGGACGTCCGCCACCACCTGCTGCACGCGGGCGGCGTCGTCGACGTCCACGACCTCCACGCCTGGCTGATCACCAGCGGCATGCCGGCCCTCTCGGCCCACGTCACCGTGACCGACGAGGCCCTGGCCGAGCGCGGCGTCGGGGCGGTCCTCGACGACCTCGCGGCCTGCGTCCACGAGCACTTCGGCATCGAGCACGCGACCTTCCAGGTCGAGCCCCAGAGCCACCGGGCCCACGAGCCGGGCGAGGCGCACGCCTGA